A genomic window from Gemmatimonadaceae bacterium includes:
- a CDS encoding tyrosine--tRNA ligase has protein sequence MTPSLTSLHDDLRWRGLLFQETEGCEAHLSKGPATGYCGFDPTAESLHVGNLVSLMGLVRLAQAGHRAVALVGGGTAMIGDPSGKSEERPMRSADEIAANAELIWQQIQRVASNALGAEALPRFVVRNNAEWLGGLALIEFLRDTGKHFTVNWMMQKDSVKSRMETGISFTEFSYMLLQAYDFARLFAKDGVTLQLGGSDQWGNITAGTELVRRTQRGEAHGLTFPLLTDAQGKKFGKTEAGAVYLDARLTSVYKFYQFWINTEDADVGRLLRTFTLLGQAEIAAVEATHTAAPHERGAQKRLAREVTALIHGAAAAELAETVSRTVFDKKVDAQALSDAVFTTLAAEMPSVQVTVEGAGVNVVDALAAVFELSKTAARKLVQQGAVSVNGAKLAGDATHVATDAAVRGRWLLLRKGAREIAVLDLAR, from the coding sequence ATGACGCCGTCCCTCACTTCCCTGCACGACGACCTCCGCTGGCGCGGCCTCCTCTTCCAGGAGACCGAGGGCTGCGAGGCGCATCTCAGCAAGGGCCCGGCGACCGGCTACTGCGGCTTCGATCCGACCGCCGAGAGCCTGCACGTGGGCAACTTGGTCTCGCTGATGGGGCTGGTGCGGCTGGCGCAGGCCGGCCATCGCGCGGTGGCCTTGGTGGGCGGCGGGACGGCGATGATCGGCGACCCCTCGGGCAAGAGCGAGGAGCGGCCGATGCGCTCGGCCGACGAGATCGCCGCCAACGCCGAGCTGATCTGGCAGCAGATCCAGCGGGTGGCCTCGAATGCACTGGGCGCCGAGGCGCTACCGCGCTTCGTCGTGCGGAACAACGCCGAGTGGCTGGGCGGCCTCGCGCTGATCGAGTTCCTGCGCGACACCGGCAAGCACTTCACGGTGAACTGGATGATGCAGAAGGACTCGGTGAAGTCGCGGATGGAGACCGGCATCAGCTTCACCGAGTTCAGCTATATGCTGCTGCAGGCCTACGACTTCGCGCGGCTCTTCGCGAAGGACGGCGTGACGCTGCAGTTGGGCGGCAGCGACCAGTGGGGCAACATCACGGCCGGGACGGAGCTGGTGCGGCGCACGCAGCGTGGCGAGGCGCACGGGCTGACATTCCCGCTGCTCACTGACGCGCAAGGCAAGAAGTTCGGCAAGACCGAAGCCGGCGCGGTGTACCTCGATGCCAGGCTGACCAGCGTCTACAAGTTCTACCAGTTCTGGATCAACACCGAGGACGCCGACGTCGGGCGGCTGCTGCGGACGTTCACGCTGCTGGGCCAGGCGGAGATCGCGGCGGTGGAGGCGACGCACACGGCGGCACCACACGAACGCGGGGCGCAGAAGCGGCTGGCGCGCGAGGTGACGGCGCTGATCCACGGCGCGGCGGCGGCGGAACTCGCCGAGACCGTGTCGCGGACGGTGTTCGACAAAAAGGTGGACGCGCAGGCGCTCAGCGACGCGGTGTTCACGACGCTGGCGGCGGAGATGCCGTCGGTGCAGGTGACGGTCGAGGGCGCCGGGGTGAACGTGGTGGACGCACTGGCTGCCGTCTTCGAGTTGTCGAAGACGGCCGCGCGGAAGCTGGTGCAGCAGGGGGCGGTGAGCGTGAACGGTGCGAAGCTCGCGGGCGATGCGACGCACGTCGCGACGGACGCGGCCGTGCGCGGCCGCTGGTTGCTGCTCAGAAAAGGCGCGCGCGAGATCGCCGTGCTCGACCTCGCGCGCTGA
- a CDS encoding PBP1A family penicillin-binding protein — MLAYIRRNPRLRRFALIGALAAAGLALVGALVFSVWWTWFLCSAETCPSIEQFGEYKPAEPARLYAADGRFIGEVGLERRSVVSLDQIPRHVVDAFVITEDKRYYRHRGIDYTRVVGAVIANLKAGSFAEGFSTITMQLARNIFPAQLPSRSKAKSAVDNLVRKFREAKVARRIEARYPKERILELYLNQIALGAGAYGVEAASQRYFGRPVSEITVAEGALLAALPKAPSRYNPRRFPDRAIQRRNTILELMRRENALSDADASIAKAYPLRLNRAARGAGDPAPYFVEWVRTELERRFGRQVYENGLRVLTTLDLDMQGAAERAVERQLRTIEAGTWGEYPHLTYEGYLARTASGDVAGSGNNSPYLQASFVAVDPRTGAVRALVGGRDFDDSKFDRATRALRQPGSSFKPIVYATAVQTGRPPSYFLDDEPIEVPQLDGTVWSPNNYDLRFEGRVTMRRALQHSRNLPAIRLAMEIGEANVAEMAKNFGISTRVPPYPSIALGSADVYPLEMIAAYSTFANLGWRVAPNPILRVETLDGRRLYEAEPERIQVLSREEAWIMTDMLRDVIRAGSGIRVWNEGFRIPAGGKTGTTNDYTDVWFIGYTADLVAGVWIGFDNPKEIMGNAQGGRLAAPAWTAFMREVYERKPAPPDWPRPAGIVAMPIDPATGLRAGLGCLSDSVRTEYFILGTEPQQECPRRLFP; from the coding sequence GTGCTCGCCTACATCCGCAGGAATCCCCGGCTGCGCCGGTTTGCCCTTATCGGCGCCCTCGCCGCCGCCGGCCTCGCCCTCGTCGGTGCCCTCGTCTTCAGCGTCTGGTGGACCTGGTTCCTCTGCTCCGCCGAGACCTGCCCGAGCATCGAGCAGTTCGGTGAGTACAAGCCGGCCGAGCCGGCCCGGCTCTACGCCGCCGACGGCCGCTTCATCGGCGAGGTCGGCCTCGAGCGCCGCTCGGTCGTGTCGCTGGACCAGATCCCTCGCCACGTGGTCGACGCCTTCGTCATCACCGAGGACAAGCGTTACTACCGCCATCGCGGCATCGACTACACCCGCGTCGTCGGCGCGGTCATCGCCAACCTCAAGGCCGGAAGCTTCGCCGAGGGCTTCTCGACCATCACGATGCAGTTGGCCCGCAACATCTTCCCGGCGCAGTTGCCGTCGCGCTCCAAGGCCAAGAGTGCGGTGGACAACCTCGTCCGCAAGTTCCGCGAGGCCAAGGTCGCGCGGCGCATCGAGGCGCGCTATCCCAAGGAGCGCATCCTCGAGCTGTACCTGAACCAGATCGCGCTCGGCGCCGGTGCCTATGGCGTCGAGGCCGCCAGCCAGCGCTACTTCGGTCGCCCGGTCAGCGAGATCACGGTGGCCGAAGGCGCCTTGCTTGCGGCCCTGCCCAAGGCGCCCTCGCGCTACAACCCCCGCCGCTTTCCCGACCGCGCCATCCAGCGCCGCAACACGATCCTTGAGTTGATGCGCCGCGAGAACGCCCTCTCGGACGCCGACGCGAGCATCGCCAAGGCCTACCCGCTGCGTCTCAACCGCGCGGCCCGCGGTGCTGGGGATCCAGCTCCGTACTTCGTCGAGTGGGTGCGCACCGAGCTCGAGCGGCGCTTCGGTCGGCAGGTCTACGAGAACGGCCTGCGCGTGCTCACCACGCTGGACCTCGATATGCAGGGTGCCGCCGAGCGCGCCGTGGAGCGCCAGCTCCGCACCATCGAGGCCGGGACCTGGGGCGAGTACCCGCACCTGACGTACGAGGGCTACCTCGCCCGCACCGCCAGCGGCGATGTCGCCGGCAGCGGCAACAACTCGCCCTACCTGCAGGCGAGCTTCGTGGCAGTGGACCCACGGACCGGGGCCGTGCGCGCGCTGGTGGGCGGCCGCGACTTCGACGACTCCAAGTTCGACCGCGCCACCCGCGCACTGCGCCAGCCGGGCTCGAGCTTCAAGCCCATCGTCTACGCCACCGCGGTGCAGACCGGCCGCCCGCCGAGCTACTTCCTCGACGACGAGCCCATCGAGGTCCCGCAGCTCGACGGTACGGTGTGGTCGCCGAACAACTACGACCTGCGCTTCGAGGGCCGCGTCACGATGCGCCGCGCCCTGCAGCACTCGCGCAACCTCCCCGCCATTCGCCTGGCGATGGAGATCGGCGAGGCCAACGTCGCCGAGATGGCCAAGAACTTCGGCATCAGCACGCGGGTGCCGCCGTATCCGTCCATCGCACTGGGCTCGGCCGACGTGTACCCGCTCGAGATGATCGCGGCGTACTCCACCTTCGCCAACCTCGGCTGGCGCGTCGCGCCCAATCCGATCCTCCGCGTCGAGACCCTCGACGGCCGCAGGCTCTACGAGGCCGAACCCGAACGCATCCAGGTGCTCTCGCGCGAGGAAGCGTGGATCATGACCGATATGCTCCGCGACGTGATCCGCGCGGGCTCGGGCATCCGCGTGTGGAACGAAGGCTTCCGCATCCCCGCAGGCGGCAAGACCGGCACGACCAACGATTACACCGACGTGTGGTTCATCGGCTACACCGCCGACCTCGTCGCCGGCGTGTGGATCGGTTTCGACAATCCGAAGGAGATTATGGGCAACGCGCAGGGCGGTCGTCTCGCCGCTCCGGCGTGGACGGCGTTTATGCGCGAGGTGTACGAGCGCAAGCCGGCCCCGCCCGACTGGCCGCGGCCCGCCGGCATCGTCGCGATGCCGATCGATCCCGCCACCGGCCTGCGCGCCGGACTCGGTTGCCTCTCCGATTCCGTGCGCACCGAGTACTTCATCCTCGGGACTGAGCCGCAGCAGGAGTGCCCGCGCAGGCTCTTCCCCTGA
- a CDS encoding amidohydrolase family protein — protein sequence MAARVRWHARWVVPVATPPIEQGTVITDGERIEWVGPRAQAPAGGRDEDLGDAILTPGLVNTHTHLDLTVLRGLLAGLPFFDWVRTLVRASGEVLDDVDREASAALGIAEGLLAGVTTYADTAPNDAPFNAMRAMGVRGIAYREVFGPDPGDAGKSLALLQDQVAAMRQRATDLVRVGVSPHAPYSVSDALYAAVAQWAAAERLPVAVHIAESADETSLVTRGAGAFATFLQGRGIATPPRGGEALDVIANASLLRRDTLLVHCVEVSAAGVARIADAGCGVAHCPASNAWLGNGVAPLLAMLRAGVKVGLGSDSMASNDRMDILEEARFASLAQRTASGQPEAVSAQQAFRLATLGGAEALGLDAEVGSLEAGKAADFAVFAAPSAEIGDVYEALVFGPRPRTLRTVVAGRELQRDGQVSALTPAQRARTDAATERLQRWRRSQQSV from the coding sequence ATGGCGGCGCGCGTCCGCTGGCACGCGCGCTGGGTGGTACCGGTGGCCACGCCGCCGATCGAGCAGGGCACGGTCATCACGGACGGCGAGCGCATCGAATGGGTCGGCCCGCGCGCGCAGGCACCCGCCGGCGGGCGCGACGAGGATCTCGGTGACGCCATTCTCACGCCGGGCCTCGTCAACACGCACACGCACCTCGACCTCACGGTGCTGCGCGGCCTGCTCGCGGGCCTGCCGTTCTTCGACTGGGTGCGCACGCTGGTGCGCGCCTCCGGCGAGGTGCTCGATGACGTCGATCGCGAGGCGTCGGCGGCACTCGGAATTGCCGAAGGACTGCTCGCGGGTGTCACGACCTACGCCGACACCGCGCCCAACGACGCGCCGTTCAACGCGATGCGTGCGATGGGCGTGCGCGGCATCGCGTACCGCGAAGTCTTCGGCCCCGATCCGGGCGACGCCGGCAAGTCGCTCGCGCTCCTGCAGGACCAGGTCGCCGCGATGCGCCAGCGTGCGACGGATCTCGTGCGCGTCGGCGTCTCGCCCCACGCGCCGTACTCCGTGAGCGACGCGCTCTATGCCGCCGTCGCGCAGTGGGCCGCGGCCGAGCGGCTGCCGGTCGCGGTGCACATCGCTGAGAGCGCGGACGAGACATCCTTGGTCACGCGCGGCGCCGGGGCCTTCGCCACCTTCCTGCAGGGCCGCGGCATCGCCACGCCGCCCCGCGGCGGCGAAGCGCTGGACGTCATCGCGAACGCCAGCCTCCTGCGCCGCGACACGCTGCTGGTCCACTGCGTGGAGGTCTCCGCCGCCGGCGTCGCACGCATTGCCGACGCCGGCTGCGGTGTGGCGCACTGCCCGGCTTCGAACGCCTGGCTCGGCAACGGTGTGGCCCCGCTGCTCGCGATGCTGCGCGCCGGCGTGAAGGTCGGCCTTGGCTCGGACTCGATGGCGTCCAACGACCGAATGGACATCCTGGAGGAAGCGCGTTTCGCCAGCCTCGCCCAACGCACGGCCAGCGGACAGCCCGAGGCCGTCAGTGCGCAGCAGGCCTTCCGCCTCGCCACGCTCGGCGGCGCCGAGGCGCTGGGGCTGGACGCCGAGGTCGGCTCGCTCGAGGCGGGCAAAGCGGCCGACTTCGCCGTTTTCGCTGCGCCGAGCGCAGAGATTGGCGACGTGTACGAGGCGCTCGTGTTCGGCCCACGCCCACGCACGCTGCGCACCGTCGTGGCCGGGCGCGAACTCCAGCGGGACGGCCAGGTGTCCGCCCTCACCCCTGCGCAACGCGCCCGTACCGACGCCGCCACAGAGCGCCTCCAGCGGTGGCGCCGCTCCCAACAGTCAGTTTAG